AGCATTCAAGCCAATTTGAATTCCTGTTACTGTGTAACTCTGTGAAAGGTCTTTTTTCTTTGTGAAATGAGCGATTAAAAAACGCGGTATAAGGGCAAGAGGAATAAGTAAAAGGTATGGGCCAGCGAGGAATACCGCATTAAAAATAATGCATCGTTCACACATTTCGTATAGTTCTAATGATTGCAACGCTGTCCCTGGAGCAAAGTTAGGAAAAAACGATAATTTTGCTGTATCGATCAGGTATGTTGAGGCAAAAGCCGCAACGACAAAAAATATTGCGTAGATAATATAGACATCATTGTTATAAAAAATTGCCCAGAAATAAGGGGTAGTAATGTATGGATCGGTACCATTTAGGGGGATCATAAAACAGAGCAAATAGATTGATAAGTGTACAACTTGGTCGGCTATAAAACCTGTAAAGATATTTTTTTTGGTAATATATTTATTTAATACTGTTTTAGACCAATCGATAATATAATGTAATACCGCGATTGTTATTAAGAGAACCCAGACAGACCACAGATGTAGGAAAGGTACGGCAAAAAGCACTGCAACTATAAATATCATGAATGAATGGACAAAAAGACCCCAATGTCCTTTTATTTTTAGACTGTATATATAATTTGTCTGCAAAGGAAAATCAGCAATAAAATGTGCTAACACGAGTCTTATGAATAAAAACATACTGAAATTATAAGAAAAAACCGCAAAAAAGTCAATGGCATAATAGTGTTGTAAAAAAAGGATATCATGTTTACAGTAACGCTTTCAAAAATCTTTATTGTTTTTTTACTCATTGCGGTTGGATTTGTTCTTGATAAAAAGAAATTTGTATCAAGAGAAGCTTTGCAGAGTTTGAGCAGGGTCGTTATTTACATTATGCTTCCGGCTCTGATTTTTTCAGCGATAATCACACAGTTTAATAGAGAAGCGATCTTATCCGGTTATATTCTGCCTCTATTAGGTGTAATGACTTTTTTAAGTGGTGGTTTGCTTGGCTGGATACTTGTCCGTTTTTTTAAAGAGAATGATCCGGTTAAAAAAAATACCGTAATATTTCTTATGCTTATAAATAATTATGGTTTTATTACCTTGCCGCTCGTTTACATGCTTTTTGGTGAGAGCGGTGTGGCGTTACTCTTTTTACATAACTTGGGCTGCGAAATTGTTTTCTGGACAGTAGGCATGTGGCTTTTAAAAGGAGGGAAATTCTCCCCGAAAACTTTAAAATCACTTGTTAATCCGCCGTTTATATCGCTCATGCTCAGTATCGGTATAGTTTTGCTTAATGCGCAATCTTTTGTGCCGGCTTTCTTGCTCGAGGCGTGCGATACACTTGGAAAGGGTGTAATACCACTTATAATGCTGGTTATAGGCTCAACATTAGCTGAGATTGAATTTCGTGATGGGGCATTGTTTGATAAGAAACTTATATGGATTATTGTATCCCGTATAGTTGTCGTTCCCATTTTCGTTATCATCATATTGTTGTATTTGCCGATACCTGAGATGTACAGGAATATTGCTATAATTGTAGCGGTGATGCCTTCTGCTTCTAGTACCCCGTTATTTATGAAACAATTTGGTGGAGATACAATATTTGCGGCAAAAGCGGTGTTTTTTACAACTCTTTTAAGTGCTATTACTATACCCATACTTTTAACAATTTTTTTAAAACAATAGGCGAAAGATCACTTTTTAGCCTAATAATACGTGTAACTCTTTTGTATATAGTGACATAGATAGCATTTTGTCTTTGTTACTGTTTTTTACCGCAAAATTGGATTAAATGCTTGATTAGTATTGAGATAGGTGATAATATATTTCGATGCTCTTACAAGGTTTACCGACTCACCGACGGTAATCTTTGTATGTAAGCGTATAATGTTAACTTAAAATGGAAAGGAAAGGTGAGTTATGTTAGAGAAGAAAGGTAAAGAGGAAATTGTATCGAAGCATAAATTACATGAAAAAGATACCGGTTCTTCAGATGTTCAAATTGCGCTCTTAACTGAACGCATAAATATGCTTTCTAAGCATCTTGAAGTGAACAAAAAGGATCATAGCTCAAGAAGAGGACTTTTGCGGTTGGTAGCTCAAAGAAGAAAATTGCTAGATTATCTAAGCAGAACTGAAAACAAACGATATCAGGATCTAATTAAGAAATTGAAACTGAGGAAATAATATCTGGAGGATATGAATGATTTCACGCGTTGAATGTGAGTTAAATGGACGTACATTACAAATTGAAACAGGTCTTATGGCTAAACAGGCAGACGGTGCTGTTACTGTAAGATACGGAGATACAATGATTCTTGCGACAGTGGTGTCTCCTGAAAAGTTAAAAGAGGGTCTCGATTTTTTCCCGCTTACCGTTGATTATAGGGAAAAAACTTCTGCTGCAGGAAAGTTTCCGGGCGGATACCTCAAAAGAGAAGGAAGACCTACTGAAAAGGAAATTTTAACTGCACGTCTTACTGATAGACCGATCAGGCCCCTTTTCCCAAAAGGATATCTCTATGAAGTACAAATAATGATTTCGGTTATTTCATCTGATGGGGAAAATGATCCTGATATGCTTGCGCTGATCGGGGCAAGTGCCGCTCTTACGGTTTCAGATATTCCGTTTCTCGGACCAATAGGTGCTGTACGCGTTGGTATGATCGATGGAGAGTATGTCATTAATCCAACACCTGAGCAGCTTCTTACAAGTGATCTGGACTTGGTTATTGCAGGGACAGAGAAAGCCGTTATGATGGTTGAGGGAAGCTCAAAGGAACTTTCTGAAGAGGTGATGCTCAAAGCGGTAATGACTGGTCATGAAGAGATCAAGGCTGTTGTAGCCATACAAAAAGAATTGCAAGAAAAATGCGGCAGGGCAAAGAGAGAGCCTGAACTTTTTACTGTTGATAAAGAAATTTATGCTACGTTAGAAAGTACGTACACCAAAGACACTCTTGCTGCATTGGATATCATGGAAAAAGGGAAGAGAATGGACGCCATGAAAGTTATCAAAGAAGCGGCTGTTGCTCTTTTTGTTGAAAAAGATCCCGAGATCGATGAAGGATCTGTAAAATCGGCTTTCCGTGAACTCGAAAAACATTTGGTGAGAGAAAATATTCTCAACGAAGGGAAAAGAGGCGACGGTCGTTCACCAAAAGATATAAGAGATATATCGTGTCTTATCGGTCTTTTGCCTAGAGCTCATGGTTCTGCGCTATTTACCAGAGGTGAAACTCAGGCTCTTGCGTCAACAACCCTCGGTTCTTCGAAAGATGCACAGAAATCTGATGGACTTATGGGTGAGTTCTCAAAAAGTTTTATGCTCCATTATAATTTCCCTTCCTTCAGTGTTGGTGAGGCAAGACCAAACAGAGGCGTAGGAAGACGCGAGATCGGTCACGGTGTGCTTGCTGAAAAATCGCTTTTAGAGGTGATGCCGTCAGCTGAAGATTTTCCGTATACGGTAAAAATCGTTTCAGATATTCTTGAGTCAAATGGTTCTTCTTCAATGGCAACCGTATGTGGAGGATGTTTATCTCTTATGGATGCCGGTGTTCCTATTAAGGCTCCTGTTGCCGGGATCGCTATGGGGCTCGTGACCGGTGAGAATAAGACTGTTGTTCTCTCAGACATATTGGGATCTGAAGATGGTGCTGGCGATATGGACTTTAAAGTTGCTGGGACTGAAAAAGGTATCACAGGATTCCAGATGGATATCAAGATAGAAGGTATTAATGAGCAGATTATGCAAGAAGCCTTAGCGCAAGCAAAAGAAGGTAGAATGCATATCCTCGGGAAGATGACGAGCGCTCTTGCTTCGCCGCGTTCAGATCTCTCAGAGTATGCTCCGCGTATTACAACGCTCAGGATCGATAAAGAAAAGATTGGTACATTGATCGGACCTGGCGGTAAAAATATTAAGAAAATCATTGAAGAAACAGGTGCTGAAATCAATATTAATGATGAAGGTATCGTATCAATTTCTACGAATCAAAAAGAAGCTGCTGAAAAAGCAATTGCAGCAGTCCAAATGTGTACTGCAGATGTTGAAGTTGGCAAAGTGTATACCGGTACTGTTAAAAATGTGACTGCTTTCGGCGCATTTGTTGAAGTGCTTCCAGGTAAAGAAGGTCTTGTTCATATCTCTAAACTTGCTCATCATCGAGTAAATAAAGTTGAAGATGAGGTTAATGTTGGCGATGAAGTGACCGTTAAAGCAATGGAAATCGATGACCGCGGCAGATTAAGTCTGAGCAGAAAAGCGTGCATGGAACCTGAGGAAGCAAAAAAAGACGAATAAGAGTCGTATGTGTTTTATATTGTCCCCTTGATTGTTTGTATTAAACTTTCGAGGGGACATAGTATTACTTCTCAACCCTCAAAATAAGAATTATCGTATGGCAATACAAAGCGATGAGGTTAAAATTGATAGAAGTTATGTGTGGAGTGCAATATTCTTCGTAATTTCTATATTTATTGCATTGTCTTTTCTTTCTTTTAATACCCAAGATATTCCCTTTGTAACGACAACCCCAAATGTGCCGGTAAAAAATTATACTGGTCTTATTGGAGCGTTTCTCAGTTTTGTGCTTTTTTTTGCATTTGGACTTGCCGCATACAGCATCCCTATTTTTACTCTTATCATCTCTCTGAGGGGATTGAGGACACGGATACATGTTGGAAAAAGTGTGCTCGGACTTCTGTGTATGGTCATGATTCTCTCATCATTTTTTGGCATGATGACTTTTTCTTTTTTAGAACCCTTGCAAACGAAGATTAATATTGTTGGTGCCGGGGGGTTGTTTGGGTACCGTATTGCAAAAGAAATCTTTGTGAAGTTTATTGGCGAGCAGGGTGCTCTCATTATTTTGATCCCGTTATTCGTTGCTTCATTTTTGTTATACCTCAATATTAGTATTGTAGAGCTTGCTATAGGACTAAAGGATATGTATGTGCGATTTATGGCGTTTGTCGATGAACGAAGAAATAAAAGAAATGTAGAGATGAGAAGAAATAGGCTTGAACGCGAGGAAAAAGGACGCGGATCCTTACTAAGAAAGGACAAGCCGCGCGTTGAAATATATCAAGGGCAAATGACTCGGAAAGAAAAAAAAGAACAACGCGTTGACGCTGAAAGCGGTAAGGGGAACATGCTGACGAATATACAAGAAAAGTTTAAAAGGGATAGCACTCCTAAAATACCGTCTATTAAAAAAGAAAAGAAATCACGCTTTGAAGGGGCTTCTTCATCTGGTTTCTCCCGTAGTGATTCTAATGACGACTATCAATTGCCGCCACTTGATCTCTTGAATGATGCACCGTTTATTGGTGCAGATGATATGAAAGATGATCTGGAAAATAACTCTGCAATTTTAGAGAACACCCTCAAAGATTTTGGGATAGAAGTAGTTGTTGTAGAAGTACACAGAGGCCCTGTTATTACCACCTATGAGGTGCAGCCTGCACCCGGTGTTAAGGTTAATAGAATTACCGTGCTCTCAGATGATATTGCTCTTGCTTTGAAAGCGGCAAGTATTCGTATTGTTGCGCCCATACCAGGAAAAAGTGTTGTCGGGATAGAGGTCCCTAATCTTAAGAGCTCTGCAGTATACCTTAAAGACATATTGATGAGTGATATGTTTAAAGAGTCTCGTGCAAAATTACCGCTCCTATTAGGAAAGGATGTGTCTGGACAAGCACTTATTACCGATCTTACAGAGATGCCCCATCTCTTAATTGCGGGAACCACTGGTTCAGGAAAAACAGTATGTATGAATACGATTATATTGAGTATTTTGTATACCATGACTCCTGACGAAGTAAAACTTATTATGATTGATCCTAAAAAGGTTGAGTTGTTACCGTATAAAAACATACCTC
This genomic stretch from Candidatus Ancaeobacter aquaticus harbors:
- a CDS encoding DUF3307 domain-containing protein, with the protein product MFLFIRLVLAHFIADFPLQTNYIYSLKIKGHWGLFVHSFMIFIVAVLFAVPFLHLWSVWVLLITIAVLHYIIDWSKTVLNKYITKKNIFTGFIADQVVHLSIYLLCFMIPLNGTDPYITTPYFWAIFYNNDVYIIYAIFFVVAAFASTYLIDTAKLSFFPNFAPGTALQSLELYEMCERCIIFNAVFLAGPYLLLIPLALIPRFLIAHFTKKKDLSQSYTVTGIQIGLNAALPLVCGIVLQFIL
- a CDS encoding AEC family transporter translates to MFTVTLSKIFIVFLLIAVGFVLDKKKFVSREALQSLSRVVIYIMLPALIFSAIITQFNREAILSGYILPLLGVMTFLSGGLLGWILVRFFKENDPVKKNTVIFLMLINNYGFITLPLVYMLFGESGVALLFLHNLGCEIVFWTVGMWLLKGGKFSPKTLKSLVNPPFISLMLSIGIVLLNAQSFVPAFLLEACDTLGKGVIPLIMLVIGSTLAEIEFRDGALFDKKLIWIIVSRIVVVPIFVIIILLYLPIPEMYRNIAIIVAVMPSASSTPLFMKQFGGDTIFAAKAVFFTTLLSAITIPILLTIFLKQ
- the rpsO gene encoding 30S ribosomal protein S15, which produces MLEKKGKEEIVSKHKLHEKDTGSSDVQIALLTERINMLSKHLEVNKKDHSSRRGLLRLVAQRRKLLDYLSRTENKRYQDLIKKLKLRK
- a CDS encoding DNA translocase FtsK, giving the protein MAIQSDEVKIDRSYVWSAIFFVISIFIALSFLSFNTQDIPFVTTTPNVPVKNYTGLIGAFLSFVLFFAFGLAAYSIPIFTLIISLRGLRTRIHVGKSVLGLLCMVMILSSFFGMMTFSFLEPLQTKINIVGAGGLFGYRIAKEIFVKFIGEQGALIILIPLFVASFLLYLNISIVELAIGLKDMYVRFMAFVDERRNKRNVEMRRNRLEREEKGRGSLLRKDKPRVEIYQGQMTRKEKKEQRVDAESGKGNMLTNIQEKFKRDSTPKIPSIKKEKKSRFEGASSSGFSRSDSNDDYQLPPLDLLNDAPFIGADDMKDDLENNSAILENTLKDFGIEVVVVEVHRGPVITTYEVQPAPGVKVNRITVLSDDIALALKAASIRIVAPIPGKSVVGIEVPNLKSSAVYLKDILMSDMFKESRAKLPLLLGKDVSGQALITDLTEMPHLLIAGTTGSGKTVCMNTIILSILYTMTPDEVKLIMIDPKKVELLPYKNIPHLVTPVVTDPKKATYALNWAVKEMEERYQLFANIGVRNIHGYNTRPDKDVLRVGENGEAIPKTIPYIVIVIDELNDLMMIAPADIENAITRLAQLSRAVGIHVILATQRPSVNVITGVIKANFPARISFQVASKIDSRTILDANGADKLLGKGDLLFLPPGTSKLVRAQGAFVSDKEINGVISFITEQAQAEFDQDIIQQERKRTAMSSENDPEDEIYDDAVEVVLSTKQASASVLQRKLRIGYARAARLIDMMEDCGIVGPPKGSKGRDILIKSQDQFEDDDVKSGQMVESDL
- the pnp gene encoding polyribonucleotide nucleotidyltransferase — its product is MISRVECELNGRTLQIETGLMAKQADGAVTVRYGDTMILATVVSPEKLKEGLDFFPLTVDYREKTSAAGKFPGGYLKREGRPTEKEILTARLTDRPIRPLFPKGYLYEVQIMISVISSDGENDPDMLALIGASAALTVSDIPFLGPIGAVRVGMIDGEYVINPTPEQLLTSDLDLVIAGTEKAVMMVEGSSKELSEEVMLKAVMTGHEEIKAVVAIQKELQEKCGRAKREPELFTVDKEIYATLESTYTKDTLAALDIMEKGKRMDAMKVIKEAAVALFVEKDPEIDEGSVKSAFRELEKHLVRENILNEGKRGDGRSPKDIRDISCLIGLLPRAHGSALFTRGETQALASTTLGSSKDAQKSDGLMGEFSKSFMLHYNFPSFSVGEARPNRGVGRREIGHGVLAEKSLLEVMPSAEDFPYTVKIVSDILESNGSSSMATVCGGCLSLMDAGVPIKAPVAGIAMGLVTGENKTVVLSDILGSEDGAGDMDFKVAGTEKGITGFQMDIKIEGINEQIMQEALAQAKEGRMHILGKMTSALASPRSDLSEYAPRITTLRIDKEKIGTLIGPGGKNIKKIIEETGAEININDEGIVSISTNQKEAAEKAIAAVQMCTADVEVGKVYTGTVKNVTAFGAFVEVLPGKEGLVHISKLAHHRVNKVEDEVNVGDEVTVKAMEIDDRGRLSLSRKACMEPEEAKKDE